The following coding sequences are from one Diospyros lotus cultivar Yz01 chromosome 7, ASM1463336v1, whole genome shotgun sequence window:
- the LOC127806521 gene encoding actin-related protein 6, producing the protein MSKVVVLDNGAGLIKAGIAGERDPAAVVPNCLARPLSSKKWLIADQLLYSSADHDLTSAAVRRPFDRGYLLNADLQREIWSHLFSTVLHVTPSSTSLLLVEPLFNLPSIQATVDEIVFEDLGFKSLFVADSPSLVHLYEASRSPYGVVSKTQTSLVVDCGFSFTHAAPVFQNFTVNYGVKRLDLGGKALTNYLKELVSYRAVNVMDETFVMDDVKEKLCFVSLDVGRDLQIARRPGRDNFFRCTYVLPDGVTHMKGFVKDPDEAKRYLSLEDGSTPSELKTKEEMDDTEDAEKTKGRRTIDLTKNEFSLTNERFLVPEMIFRPADLGMNQAGLAECIVRAVNSCHPYLHPVLYESIILTGGSTLFPRFAKRLERELRPLVPDNYQVKITTQEDPILGVWRGGSLLASSPDFETMCVTKAEYEEFGSARCRKRFFH; encoded by the exons atgtcgaAGGTGGTGGTTCTAGACAACGGCGCTGGCCTCATAAAGGCCGGAATTGCCGGCGAGCGGGATCCCGCAGCCGTCGTCCCAAACTGCCTCGCTCGCCCTCTTTCCTCCAAGAAGTGGCTAATCGCCGACCAACTCCTCTACTCCTCCGCCGACCATGACCTCACCTCCGCCGCCGTCCGCCGCCCCTTCGACCGCGGCTACCTCCTGAACGCCGACCTCCAGCGCGAAATCTGGTCCCACCTCTTCTCCACTGTCCTCCACGTCACCCCCTCCTCCACCTCTCTCCTCCTCGTCGAGCCTCTCTTCAACCTTCCCTCAATCCAAGCCACCGTCGACGAGATTGTGTTCGAAGACTTAGGGTTTAAATCTCTGTTCGTCGCCGACTCGCCCTCTTTGGTCCATCTCTACGAGGCCAGCCGGAGCCCGTATGGCGTTGTTTCAAAAACGCAGACTAGTCTCGTCGTCGACTGCGGATTCTCCTTCACCCACGCCGCGCCGGTGTTCCAGAACTTCACGGTGAACTACGGTGTCAAGCGGCTCGATTTGGGCGGCAAGGCGCTGACCAACTACCTGAAGGAGTTGGTTTCATATCGGGCTGTGAATGTGATGGACGAGACCTTCGTCATGGACGATGTGAAGGAGAAGCTTTGCTTTGTTTCGCTCGACGTCGGTAGGGATTTGCAGATTGCCAG GAGACCTGGAAGGGACAATTTCTTCAGGTGCACATACGTGCTTCCTGATGGAGTCACTCATATGAAGGGTTTTGTAAAAGACCCAGATGAAGCAAAGAGATATTTGAGCTTAGAGGATGGATCCACACCATCAGAACTCAAAACAAAAGAGGAAATGGATGACACTGAAGATGCAGAGAAAACTAAGGGCAGAAGGACAATTGATCTAACGAAAAAT GAATTCAGCTTGACGAATGAGCGCTTCCTTGTGCCAGAAATGATTTTCCGCCCTGCTGATTTGG GAATGAACCAGGCTGGACTTGCAGAGTGCATTGTTCGTGCTGTCAATTCCTGCCATCCTTACCTTCACCCTGTACTGTATGAGAG CATTATATTGACTGGTGGAAGCACATTATTTCCTCGTTTTGCCAAAAGACT TGAAAGAGAGCTTCGACCTCTTGTCCCTGACAACTATCAAGTGAAAATAACAACTCAAGAAGA TCCTATATTAGGTGTATGGCGAGGTGGCTCACTTCTGGCTTCTAGTCCTGATTTTGAAACAATGTGCGTCACCAAAGCTGAGTATGAGGAGTTTGGATCTGCCAGATGTCGCAAGCGGTTCTTCCATTGA